Part of the Candidatus Binataceae bacterium genome is shown below.
GTGAAACAATTTGCTGAGCGATCGGGCAAACGCCGCGACAACGGAGCGGGATGCTGCCCGGACGGTGAAAAACGCTGCTTATCCTGACGCTGAAATAAATGCCGATCATCGGAACCGGAATCGATACTATTGAGGTCGCGCGGGTGGAACGCGCACTCATGCGGCCGCTGACCGGCGAACGGTTCCGCACACGCGTCTTCACCGCGCGGGAAGCTACCTACTGCGAGTCGCGCGGCCGCGGACGTTTCCAGAGTTACGCGGCGCGCTTTGCCGCGAAAGAAGCCACGATGAAAGCGCTGGGCACGGGATGGAATCGCAACGTCGGCTGGAGCGAAATCGAGATTGTGCGCGAACGCGGGCAGGCGCCGACGATCAAGTTGAGCGGTAAGGCCGCGGCCTTCGCGGCGCGGCGCAAGATCGCGCGCTTCCACCTGAGTCTGACGCACACCGCCTCCAGTGCGATCGCGCATGTAATCGCAGAACACTAAGGAACTCGAGGACAAGATGCAGCTTAAGAATATGGTGGCGCTGATCACGGGCGGAGGTTCGGGGCTGGGCGGCGCGACGGCGCAGGAATTCGCCGCCGCCGGCGCTAAAGTCGTGATCCTCGATCTGCCGGGCTCACCCGGCCCTAAACTTGCCGAAACGTTTGGCGGCAACGGACTGTTTGTCGCCGCCAACGTCGCGGACGCCGCCGCAACCGAGCAGGCGATCAACGCCGCGGTCGCGCGCTTCAACGCCCTGCACTGCGCCGTCAACTGCGCCGGGATCGGCCGCGCTCATCGCACGATCGGCAAAGAGGGTCCGCATCCGCTCGAACTGTTCAATCAAGTCGTGCAGGTCAACCTGGTCGGGACCTTCAACGTGATCCGGCTCGCCGCCGCGCAGATGGCCAAAAACGCGCCTGGCCCCGACGGCGAGCGCGGCGTAATCATCAACACCGCCTCGATCGCGGCCTACGACGGGCAGATCGGCCAAGCCGCCTACTCCGCGTCGAAAGGCGGTGTGGTCGGTATGACCCTGCCGATCGCGCGCGACCTCGCGTCGTCGGGTATCCGCGTCTGCACGATCGCGCCCGGCACCTTCGATACTCCCATGCTGGCCACCTTGCCTGAAGCCGCGCGCAAGGCGCTCGGCGCGCAGGTTCCGTTTCCCTCGCGCCTCGGCCAGCCCGAGGAATTCGCGGCGCTGGCCCGGCATATCGTCGAAAATGCGATGCTCAATGGCGAGACGATTCGGCTCGACGGCGCGTTGCGGATGGCGCCGCGCTGAGCACAGCTTTACTGCTTTGGGTTTCAGGACGCCGGAGCGTCTATTGCGAGGGGACGAGAGCGGGAAAGGGCGGCGCTGGAGCGTCCGGAGCGACGGCTGCGGCTGCACGATGCCGATGATGAAGCAGCGCGCTATCGACTGAGATCGCCGCGATATAAAGCTGGCCCTGAAAGCGCTGGTTGACAAGGAACAGCATGCCGCCCCTTTCCATGCGAAACGGCATCTCCATGATCAGATGCGGACCTTCAAACATCATTACGCTGATCGCCAGATCATCGCCCGCCGCCTCGAACGGCTGGACGTGCAGGATGTGACCGCCCGGCAGAGTGAAGGCAACCGGATCGCCGCAATGAGTGCTCTGCTGCTGATTCCTGATCAGGCGATAGTTGGTGAAATCGAAGATCGAGCGAAGGCGCTGCCCGACGCCTTCATCCGTCAGTCGCTTATCCATGTGAAACGCCGGTGTCCGTTGCCTCATCGCGGTGCCGGGCGGATAACTCGCGAGGATCGATTGGACACGAATCGCGACGAGTGGCGAGTTGCCCTGCGCCGCCGTATGAACGGATAACCCGGTCAGGCATAGCGCCGCAATCCAGATCGGTAGGCAGACCCGCTTTCGCAACATAGGTCAGGGTTGCTGATCCGGTACCCAAACCACTGTCGTGCCACTGCGCGGCTCGTCCCAAACCGCCACCGAAGGACCGTTGCCGGCGCCCAGCTCCGAGACCAATTCTTCTGAGTCGCGCGCCGCGATCGCCGAGGCCTGGTCCCATACGCCCGACGGGTCTGTGGTCGCCGCACTCGCGGTCATGAGTGGCGACGCCGGGCTCGGTCCAGACGTCTGCGCTATCGGGCCTTGCGGAGTCTGGTTCAGCGCGATCTGGTTGCGCTTCGGTTGAGTTTGCAGTGTCTGAGTTCGCTGCGCGATCGCCAGCGGCGCGGTCGCCACCGGATGAAAGCTCTCACTAAGGCGTGGCGCCAGCAGCACGAAGGTCACCACCGCTGAAGCGGTCGCAACCCCGGCTATCTGGATCACTGACCCGAAGCTTCCGAGCGATTCCCAGAACTCGCGGATACGCGAACCCAAGGGCGGACGCTCGCGCGCGATCCGCGCCATCACCGCCTGGGTGAAGCCGTCTAAGCGCGGGGCTGTCGAAACCTCACGCAAGGCAGCCCCCAGCGAGCGATAGCTCTCGAGCGCCGCGCGGCAGGCGTCGCAGCCGACCACGTGGAAGGCCACAGCTTCCATCTCGCGGGGGCGCAACTCGCCGTCCTCGAACGCTCCCAGCAAAAGTTCTATTTCACCGCAAGCAGCCATTCCTTCAGCTCTTATCGACATCTTTGAGGATTCCCCGCAGATGACCACGCGCGTAGTGCAAACGGCTCATGACAGTTCCCCGCGGGCAGTCCAGAACTTCGCTGATTTCGTCATAGGACAGCCCATCAACTTCCCGCAAAAGTATCACTGCGCGATGCTCAGGCGTCAACTCTTTCAGTGCGGCGCTCAGCCGTTGACCCAGTTCGCCGCGCGCTGCTTCGGTAAACGAGTCGCCAGTGCCGCTCGGAATCCGTCCGAGCTCGTTCTCCCCCTCCTCGCCCCGCAGCACAACCTGACGCCCTTCGCGGCGACGGAAGTCGATCGCGAGATTCGCCGTGATCCGGTACAGCCAAGTCGAGAAACTCGACCGTTCCTCGAATTTGCCGAGACTTTGATAGGCGCGGACAAAGGCTTCCTGCGCGATTTCAAGGGCGTCGTCTTGATTATGCACCACGGCCATCGCGACTCCCGCAACCCGCCGTTGATAGCGCTCGACCAGGGTGCTGAAGGCCCGTCCGTCGCCCTTGCGCGACCGCCGGATCAGCTCCCCTTCTTCGGCCTCTGGGCGCGTTGCGTTACTCAAGAGGTTAGACGCTTGTTTGCCCGAGAAATTCAGGTGAAGGAGGCCGGATCGAGTCCCGA
Proteins encoded:
- the acpS gene encoding holo-ACP synthase; amino-acid sequence: MPIIGTGIDTIEVARVERALMRPLTGERFRTRVFTAREATYCESRGRGRFQSYAARFAAKEATMKALGTGWNRNVGWSEIEIVRERGQAPTIKLSGKAAAFAARRKIARFHLSLTHTASSAIAHVIAEH
- a CDS encoding zf-HC2 domain-containing protein; this encodes MAACGEIELLLGAFEDGELRPREMEAVAFHVVGCDACRAALESYRSLGAALREVSTAPRLDGFTQAVMARIARERPPLGSRIREFWESLGSFGSVIQIAGVATASAVVTFVLLAPRLSESFHPVATAPLAIAQRTQTLQTQPKRNQIALNQTPQGPIAQTSGPSPASPLMTASAATTDPSGVWDQASAIAARDSEELVSELGAGNGPSVAVWDEPRSGTTVVWVPDQQP
- a CDS encoding SDR family NAD(P)-dependent oxidoreductase, producing MQLKNMVALITGGGSGLGGATAQEFAAAGAKVVILDLPGSPGPKLAETFGGNGLFVAANVADAAATEQAINAAVARFNALHCAVNCAGIGRAHRTIGKEGPHPLELFNQVVQVNLVGTFNVIRLAAAQMAKNAPGPDGERGVIINTASIAAYDGQIGQAAYSASKGGVVGMTLPIARDLASSGIRVCTIAPGTFDTPMLATLPEAARKALGAQVPFPSRLGQPEEFAALARHIVENAMLNGETIRLDGALRMAPR
- a CDS encoding sigma-70 family RNA polymerase sigma factor, encoding MSNATRPEAEEGELIRRSRKGDGRAFSTLVERYQRRVAGVAMAVVHNQDDALEIAQEAFVRAYQSLGKFEERSSFSTWLYRITANLAIDFRRREGRQVVLRGEEGENELGRIPSGTGDSFTEAARGELGQRLSAALKELTPEHRAVILLREVDGLSYDEISEVLDCPRGTVMSRLHYARGHLRGILKDVDKS